TTTAAGCGGTCGAAAGGCTTCCGTATAAACGGGGAGGAGTTCGTAACATGCCTTTTACACAAGAAGAGATTGAAGCACATCTGGAGAAACTGGAGGGCTGGGAGCTGGAGGAAGGACGTTGGATCGTTCGGAAATATAATTTTTCCAGTTTTATGAAAGGGATTGCATTCGTGGATGAAGTTGCCGCTATATCTGAAGCATTCAATCATCATCCATTTATTACGATTGATTACAAGACCGTGACTCTGCGTTTGACCTCTTGGGACGATGGCGGTATTATGGCCGTGGATATTAAGGAAGCCCAACAATATAATGAAGCTTTTGAAAAAATGCGTAGCAGTCATTGAGCTTGTAATGATCTGTCGTATGATGATAAAAGCGCCTTCGCTATACAACATCGTGGTTGTATGCCGAAGGCGCTTTTATCATAGAACCTGGGTTGGGTGCTC
The Paenibacillus peoriae DNA segment above includes these coding regions:
- a CDS encoding 4a-hydroxytetrahydrobiopterin dehydratase; this translates as MPFTQEEIEAHLEKLEGWELEEGRWIVRKYNFSSFMKGIAFVDEVAAISEAFNHHPFITIDYKTVTLRLTSWDDGGIMAVDIKEAQQYNEAFEKMRSSH